A single Sorex araneus isolate mSorAra2 chromosome 8, mSorAra2.pri, whole genome shotgun sequence DNA region contains:
- the LOC101545665 gene encoding poliovirus receptor-like isoform X3 — MSPATSGIQNLAGDSDQLGADLLDASLTIRELSPGDEDNYTCEIHISTSEMGSARTWLRVFYAPQVSIALYDDIGPQGHREISLTCDARSNPEPKSYNWSTTTGPLPPSAVPQGSRLLIQPTEESINTTFICRVSNELGMGQAAMRVQLPGTPQEQSHSGLARQMGLPVVVVVGIVLVDVLGALV, encoded by the exons ATGTCACCTGCAACGTCTggaatccaaaacctcgcgggtGACTCAGATCAG TTGGGTGCGGACCTGCTGGATGCCTCGCTGACCATTCGTGAGCTAAGCCCTGGGGATGAAGACAACTACACCTGCGAGATCCACATCAGCACGTCCGAGATGGGGAGCGCCCGCACCTGGCTCCGCGTGTTCT ATGCCCCCCAGGTCTCCATCGCCCTCTATGATGACATTGGGCCGCAGGGCCACAGGGAGATCAGCCTGACCTGTGACGCCCGCAGCAACCCAGAACCCAAGAGCTATAACTGGAGCAC GACcacgggccccctgcccccctctgctgTACCCCAGGGCTCCCGGCTCCTGATCCAGCCCACTGAGGAGTCCATCAACACGACATTCATCTGCCGCGTCTCCAATGAACTGGGCATGGGCCAGGCAGCCATGAGAGTCCAGCTCCCAG gAACCCCCCAGGAACAGTCACACTCAGGTTTGGCTCGCCAGATGGGCCTGCCTGTTGTGGTTGTTGTGGGAATCGTGTTGGTGGATGTGTTGGGGGCCCTGGTTTAA
- the LOC101545665 gene encoding poliovirus receptor-like isoform X1: MAWTGTLPGLTLLLPLLLPPWTPTRARAGKVVVLAPTEVHGSLGSTVTLPCHLQRLESKTSRVTQIRWKRLDPLGDPSIVAEFHWERGPRIPEPDRVKFNSTQLGADLLDASLTIRELSPGDEDNYTCEIHISTSEMGSARTWLRVFYAPQVSIALYDDIGPQGHREISLTCDARSNPEPKSYNWSTTTGPLPPSAVPQGSRLLIQPTEESINTTFICRVSNELGMGQAAMRVQLPGTPQEQSHSGLARQMGLPVVVVVGIVLVDVLGALV, encoded by the exons gggctgggaaggtggtcGTGCTGGCACCCACTGAGGTGCATGGCTCCCTGGGCAGCACCGTGACCCTGCCATGTCACCTGCAACGTCTggaatccaaaacctcgcgggtGACTCAGATCAGGTGGAAGCGGCTGGACCCGCTGGGGGACCCCAGCATTGTGGCCGAATTCCACTGGGAGAGGGGCCCCAGAATCCCAGAACCCGACCGTGTGAAATTCAACTCTACCCAGTTGGGTGCGGACCTGCTGGATGCCTCGCTGACCATTCGTGAGCTAAGCCCTGGGGATGAAGACAACTACACCTGCGAGATCCACATCAGCACGTCCGAGATGGGGAGCGCCCGCACCTGGCTCCGCGTGTTCT ATGCCCCCCAGGTCTCCATCGCCCTCTATGATGACATTGGGCCGCAGGGCCACAGGGAGATCAGCCTGACCTGTGACGCCCGCAGCAACCCAGAACCCAAGAGCTATAACTGGAGCAC GACcacgggccccctgcccccctctgctgTACCCCAGGGCTCCCGGCTCCTGATCCAGCCCACTGAGGAGTCCATCAACACGACATTCATCTGCCGCGTCTCCAATGAACTGGGCATGGGCCAGGCAGCCATGAGAGTCCAGCTCCCAG gAACCCCCCAGGAACAGTCACACTCAGGTTTGGCTCGCCAGATGGGCCTGCCTGTTGTGGTTGTTGTGGGAATCGTGTTGGTGGATGTGTTGGGGGCCCTGGTTTAA